From Oncorhynchus nerka isolate Pitt River linkage group LG1, Oner_Uvic_2.0, whole genome shotgun sequence, the proteins below share one genomic window:
- the LOC115121467 gene encoding myc box-dependent-interacting protein 1 isoform X3 — protein sequence MDTYLGQFPDIKSRIAKRDRKLVDYDSARHNHSSTNKGKKGKDGGIKITKPASLLERATPVWAQGILSAHNIAQSNLSRNQAEDELERAQKVFEEINEDLQEELPSLWNSRVGFYISTFQSMSGFEEKFHKEMGKLDQNLYDILVKLEKQDMSGELPRGADPANHTMSPGGPPPIPKSPSKLRPAMPPRPESSPCRDMKPENIINLFDAAAAPNISVTSPTQFDSPAGSNLLDMDLSILAAPSHGGTAVSSASQAVSWDTWEPEETPAPPEEPQGWDDDGTLPVRAAGWGDDGTLPVRAAGWDDDGTLPVRAAGCGDDGTLPVRAAGCGDDGTLPVHAAGWDDDGTLPVRAAGCGDDGIAATTAGWDDDGSLPVRVDDSWGDDGVADATASAAVAESEAAGWDDDEEGVPQADTLTTPAAPTPAAPTAAAPTPAAAAPEETPVVAAAAAAAATNGDSETVEMPPGFLFKVTTMHDYAANDSDELEMKAGDIVLVVAFDNPEEQDEGWLMGMKQEDWIQNKQSSLKGVFPENFTSRL from the exons ATGGACACGTATCTTGGACAGTTCCCTGATATTAAG tcTCGTATTGCAAAGCGTGACAGGAAGCTTGTGGACTACGACAGCGCCAGACACAACCACTCTTCTACCAATAAGGGGAAGAAAGGAAAGGACGGGGGTATCAAGATCACCAAG ccAGCATCTCTGTTGGAAAGGGCCACACCGGTTTGGGCTCAGGGCATCCTGTCAGCCCACAACATTGCTCAGAGTAACCTCTCCAGGAACCAG gcggAGGACGAGTTGGAGAGAGCTCAGAAGGTGTTCGAGGAGATTAATGAAGATCTGCAGGAGGAACTGCCCTcactatggaacag tCGAGTTGGCTTCTACATTAGCACCTTCCAGAGTATGTCTGGCTTTGAGGAGAAGTTCCACAAGGAGATGGGGAAG CTCGACCAGAATCTCTACGATATTCTTGTCAAACTGGAGAAACAGGACATGTCTGG tgAGCTCCCCAGAGGAGCAGATCCAGCCAATCACACAATGAGTCCAGGCGGACCGCCACCCATCCCTAAGTCCCCCTCTAAG CTGAGACCAGCGATGCCGCCGCGGCCTGAATCCAGCCCCTGTCGGGACATGAAACCAGAAAACATCATTAACCTgtttgatgctgctgctgctcctaaCATCAGTGTTACGTCCCCAACACAG TTTGACAGCCCTGCAGGGTCCAACCTGTTGGACATGGACCTGTCCATCCTGGCTGCACCAAGTCATGGTGGCACGGCCGTGTCCTCAGCCTCTCAG GCGGTATCATGGGACACATGGGAG CCTGAGGAAACTCCTGCTCCACCAGAGGAGCCCCAGGGCTGGGACGATGACGGTACCCTGCCGGTGCGTGCTGCCGGCTGGGGGGATGACGGTACCCTGCCGGTGCGTGCTGCTGGCTGGGATGATGACGGTACCCTGCCAGTGCGTGCTGCTGGCTGTGGGGATGACGGTACCCTGCCGGTGCGTGCTGCTGGCTGTGGGGATGACGGTACCCTGCCGGTGCATGCTGCCGGCTGGGATGATGACGGCACCCTGCCGGTGCGTGCTGCTGGCTGTGGGGATGACGGTATAGCTGCCACCACAGCAGGCTGGGATGACGATGGCTCTCTGCCTGTGAGGGTGGATGACTCCTGGGGGGATGATGGTGTTGCTGATGCCACTGCTTCCGCTGCCGTGGCCGAGTCTGAGGCTGCTGGCtgggatgatgatgaggagggggTTCCCCAG gctgacacactTACGactcctgcagcccctacacctgCAGCCCCTACAGCTGCAGCCCCTACACCTGCAGCCGCAGCACCAGAAGAG ACCCCTgttgtggcagcagcagcagcagcagcagcaaccaaCGGGGATTCAGAGACGGTAGAAATGCCTCCAGGATTCCTCTTCAAA GTGACCACCATGCATGACTATGCCGCTAATGACTCGGATGAGCTGGAGATGAAGGCTGGAGACATCGTGCTGGTTGTGGCCTTCGACAACCCAGAAGAACAG GACGAGGGCTGGCTGATGGGGATGAAGCAGGAAGACTGGATCCAGAATAAACAGAGCTCGCTCAAAGGGGTGTTCCCCGAGAACTTCACCTCCAGGCTGTGA